A genomic region of Amphiura filiformis chromosome 6, Afil_fr2py, whole genome shotgun sequence contains the following coding sequences:
- the LOC140155477 gene encoding homeobox protein Mohawk-like isoform X2, with protein MSPDSPHDEGAHHKSQHSILHRYLNDSFEHAQRYQQQHHHQNAECTARRRNGSGTGSVSSHDYEDVSLSRLSPQMTSNETYQQDFSSSDISTAIKNRLDSSLSSKEEEDTYWKEINAALALTNMARSCRQQLPIVSCFR; from the exons ATGAGTCCAGATTCACCTCACGATGAGGGCGCACATCACAAGAGCCAACATTCCATTTTACATAGATATCTAAATGACTCATTTGAACATGCACAGAGAtaccaacaacaacatcatcatcagaaTGCAGAGTGCACAGCAAGACGGCGAAATGGTTCAGGCACAGGATCAGTGAGCTCACATGATTATGAGGATGTTAGTTTATCAAGACTTTCACCACAGATGACATCAAATGAGACATATCAACAAG ACTTTTCGAGTAGTGACATAAGTACAGCCATCAAGAACAGACTAGATTCGTCTCTGTCAAG caaagaagaagaagacacaTATTGGAAAGAGATCAACGCAGCATTAGCACTCACCAACATGGCTAGATCATGCCGCCAACAACTACCCATAGTATCTTGCTTCAGATGA
- the LOC140155477 gene encoding homeobox protein Mohawk-like isoform X1, whose amino-acid sequence MSPDSPHDEGAHHKSQHSILHRYLNDSFEHAQRYQQQHHHQNAECTARRRNGSGTGSVSSHDYEDVSLSRLSPQMTSNETYQQGSAFFNDFSSSDISTAIKNRLDSSLSSKEEEDTYWKEINAALALTNMARSCRQQLPIVSCFR is encoded by the exons ATGAGTCCAGATTCACCTCACGATGAGGGCGCACATCACAAGAGCCAACATTCCATTTTACATAGATATCTAAATGACTCATTTGAACATGCACAGAGAtaccaacaacaacatcatcatcagaaTGCAGAGTGCACAGCAAGACGGCGAAATGGTTCAGGCACAGGATCAGTGAGCTCACATGATTATGAGGATGTTAGTTTATCAAGACTTTCACCACAGATGACATCAAATGAGACATATCAACAAGGTAGTGCTTTCTTTAATG ACTTTTCGAGTAGTGACATAAGTACAGCCATCAAGAACAGACTAGATTCGTCTCTGTCAAG caaagaagaagaagacacaTATTGGAAAGAGATCAACGCAGCATTAGCACTCACCAACATGGCTAGATCATGCCGCCAACAACTACCCATAGTATCTTGCTTCAGATGA
- the LOC140154549 gene encoding uncharacterized protein translates to MISQGQFARQHDYSGGKPVVQQAENFYLHQESNMEEIQRKHGKESVQKMEPKTLEPSVESDVHTFVVPNLSRIAGSGNASYDVAQDDDEQSDDELSTCDRENGENDINRSTEISCNMLDVRHDRGMRTRGNRRPILLTERMRQKRQTLQDMAKPLKAWLYEHKDNPYPTKTEKALLAVGSQMTLVQVSNWFANARRRLKNTVRHPGLSWSKRIKMYNSHVTGNAERLSICSSASSISDVAFEDEEVADGLTTSNLNCYETVSNYSSRPPSTMSAE, encoded by the exons ATGATTAGCCAAGGGCAGTTTGCAAGACAACACGACTATAGTGGTGGTAAGCCAGTGGTGCAACAAGCTGAGAATTTCTACCTTCATCAGGAGTCAAATATGGAGGAGATACAACGTAAACATGGGAAAGAGAGTGTCCAAAAAATGGAACCCAAAACACTTGAGCCATCGGTGGAATCAGATGTGCACACTTTTGTGGTACCAAATCTATCACGTATTGCTGGCAGTGGGAATGCTAGTTATGATGTAGCACAAGATGATGATGAACAGAGTGATGATGAACTTTCAACATGCGACAGAGAGAATGGAGAGAATGACATCAACAGATCAACAGAGATTTCATGCAACATGTTGGATGTTCGGCATGATCGGGGCATGAGAACAAGAGGAAACAG GAGACCTATTTTATTGACGGAGAGGATGCGACAGAAGCGTCAGACATTGCAGGACATGGCTAAGCCATTGAAAGCTTGGCTCTATGAGCACAAAGATAACCCGTATCCCACCAAGACAGAGAAAGCACTGTTAGCTGTCGGCTCACAAATGACGCTGGTGCAA GTATCCAACTGGTTCGCAAACGCCCGAAGACGTCTGAAGAATACCGTACGTCATCCTGGGTTGAGCTGGAGTAAACGTATCAAAATGTACAACAGTCATGTGACTGGCAACGCAGAAAGACTCAGCATCTGCTCCTCTGCATCATCCATTTCAGATGTCGCATTTGAAG ATGAAGAAGTTGCAGACGGTCTGACCACCTCAAACCTCAACTGCTATGAAACTGTCAGTAACTACTCATCAAGACCGCCCTCTACTATGTCAGCAGAG